The Candidatus Neomarinimicrobiota bacterium genome has a segment encoding these proteins:
- a CDS encoding electron transfer flavoprotein subunit alpha/FixB family protein: MGDILVITEHLKGEFQDITFEMLGKAKELAGASGGQCVAVTFGSMNGKAGELGVADSVISVGGSDDFNPESYAAAVQSVVSAKSPSLVMVGSTSMGMDIANSVATALELPTVSYCMNMSASGSGFSCTSSLYGGKMNVVTDVAGSAVAMILAGAFNADAGKSPGSPSVEDFSADSGAGKVRFKQLIEPEAADVDITQSEILVAVGRGIGSKDDIELAEELAEVLDADLACSRPLVDAGWMSKAHQVGKSGMKVKPKVYIALGISGAPEHIEGMKSSSTIIAINSDKNAPIFDVAHYGMAEDLFDVVEELVEELED, encoded by the coding sequence ATGGGCGATATTTTAGTCATAACTGAACATTTAAAGGGCGAATTCCAGGACATTACTTTTGAAATGCTGGGAAAAGCCAAAGAATTAGCCGGTGCGTCCGGTGGTCAATGTGTCGCCGTTACATTTGGGAGCATGAACGGAAAAGCCGGTGAATTGGGCGTAGCCGATTCTGTTATTTCGGTTGGTGGAAGTGACGATTTTAATCCGGAATCCTATGCTGCGGCTGTTCAGTCTGTGGTGAGTGCAAAATCGCCTTCATTGGTGATGGTTGGCTCTACATCCATGGGAATGGATATTGCCAATTCGGTTGCGACCGCATTAGAGTTGCCAACCGTTTCTTACTGTATGAATATGAGTGCAAGTGGTAGTGGATTTTCATGCACCAGTTCTTTGTATGGCGGAAAAATGAATGTAGTCACTGATGTGGCTGGTTCTGCCGTAGCGATGATATTAGCAGGCGCATTCAATGCGGATGCTGGCAAAAGTCCAGGATCACCATCGGTAGAAGATTTTTCTGCTGATTCAGGTGCAGGAAAAGTTCGATTTAAGCAACTCATTGAACCGGAAGCAGCGGATGTGGATATTACTCAAAGTGAAATTCTTGTAGCGGTAGGTCGTGGAATTGGAAGCAAAGACGATATAGAATTGGCGGAAGAATTAGCTGAAGTATTGGATGCTGATTTGGCGTGTTCCCGTCCGTTAGTGGATGCGGGCTGGATGTCGAAAGCACATCAAGTGGGTAAATCCGGAATGAAAGTAAAACCAAAAGTCTATATTGCTTTGGGCATTTCTGGCGCACCGGAACATATTGAAGGCATGAAAAGTTCATCCACAATTATTGCCATTAACTCGGATAAAAATGCACCCATCTTTGATGTGGCTCATTATGGAATGGCAGAAGATTTATTCGATGTGGTGGAAGAATTGGTTGAAGAGCTGGAAGATTAA